One stretch of Roseimicrobium sp. ORNL1 DNA includes these proteins:
- a CDS encoding efflux RND transporter periplasmic adaptor subunit, producing MKAISSALLATLGTLSLAGCGEKGSAGPPAPPPPAVVVATVIKKDVPIYVDNVAQTEAFQTVEIRARVAGFLTQAPFREGGHVKEGQLLFEIDPKPFQAIVDEAKANVSKTEATLSRANADVERLRPLVRQSAISQQDLDNAISTAKVAEADVLGARASLQKAELDLSYTRMNAPFDGMIGERMVDVGNYVGSTGTSALLATVSTVDPMRTVFHVPEPNFLRFQKRFLGDDEARERHSEAMQFQLILGDGSVYPHMGRFDFADRALDARAGTLKVVVTFPNKDGLLRPGQFARVRARPEERPGAILMPQRAMVTVQSMKFVFVVGEGNKVEQRPITTTDRYEDLYVVSEGLKEGERVIVEGLQKVRPDMVVNPKERASTEEPVKDKEARPEADAKAPAAK from the coding sequence ATGAAAGCGATCTCCTCCGCACTGTTGGCCACTCTGGGTACTCTGAGTCTTGCCGGGTGCGGTGAGAAAGGGTCGGCGGGTCCTCCCGCACCGCCGCCACCTGCCGTGGTGGTGGCCACTGTGATCAAGAAGGACGTGCCCATCTATGTGGACAACGTGGCGCAGACCGAGGCCTTCCAGACGGTGGAAATCCGGGCGCGAGTGGCGGGCTTTCTGACGCAAGCCCCGTTCCGCGAGGGGGGGCATGTGAAAGAAGGACAGCTCCTGTTTGAAATCGATCCCAAGCCGTTTCAGGCAATCGTTGATGAAGCCAAGGCCAATGTGAGCAAGACGGAAGCCACCCTTTCGCGAGCCAATGCGGATGTGGAACGATTGCGGCCACTGGTCAGGCAGAGCGCCATTTCGCAACAGGATCTGGATAATGCGATCTCCACGGCCAAGGTGGCAGAAGCGGACGTGCTGGGCGCAAGAGCATCGCTCCAAAAGGCCGAGCTGGACTTGAGCTACACGCGGATGAATGCGCCGTTCGACGGGATGATCGGTGAGCGAATGGTGGACGTGGGGAACTACGTGGGGAGTACAGGCACCTCCGCGCTGCTGGCCACCGTGTCCACCGTGGATCCCATGCGCACGGTATTCCATGTGCCGGAACCGAATTTTCTTCGTTTCCAGAAGCGGTTTCTGGGAGATGACGAGGCGAGGGAACGACACAGCGAGGCGATGCAGTTCCAACTCATCCTGGGGGATGGTTCGGTGTACCCACACATGGGGAGGTTTGACTTTGCGGACCGTGCGTTGGATGCGCGCGCAGGCACACTGAAAGTCGTGGTGACCTTCCCCAACAAGGACGGACTGCTGAGACCGGGGCAGTTCGCCCGGGTGCGAGCACGTCCCGAAGAGCGCCCGGGTGCGATATTGATGCCGCAGCGTGCGATGGTGACGGTGCAGAGCATGAAGTTCGTATTCGTGGTAGGCGAGGGGAACAAGGTGGAGCAACGGCCCATTACCACGACGGATCGGTATGAGGATCTTTATGTGGTGTCCGAGGGGTTGAAGGAGGGGGAGCGTGTCATCGTGGAAGGGCTGCAGAAGGTGCGGCCGGACATGGTGGTGAATCCAAAGGAGAGGGCCTCCACGGAAGAGCCAGTGAAAGACAAGGAAGCCAGGCCTGAGGCTGATGCCAAGGCTCCTGCGGCCAAGTAA